A genomic segment from Hyalangium gracile encodes:
- the asnS gene encoding asparagine--tRNA ligase yields MQVVSVKKALAGSVPAGSKVEVRGWVRTRRDSKAGISFVNVHDGSVFDPIQVVAPSSLPNYEKEILHLTAGCSVICRGTLVQSQGKGQAFELQADEVQVLGMVDDVETYPIQPKQHTLEFLREVAHLRVRTNTFGAITRVRHSAMQAIHRFFHEEGFFWVNTPIITASDAEGAGQMFRVSTLDVVNPPRTPEGKIDWHKDFFGKEAYLTVSGQLNVEAYCLAMSKVYTFGPTFRAENSNTTRHLAEFWMIEPEIAFANLNDDADLAERFLKYVFKAVLSECGPDFKFFEERVQKGVTERLEKFINSSFERIDYTKAIDILKSAKKKWDYAPEWGNDLQTEHERYLTEEHVGRPVVVMNYPEKIKAFYMRINEDGRTVAAMDVLAPGIGEIIGGSQREERLDVLDKRMQQFGLKPEHYQWYRDLRRYGTVPHAGFGLGFERLIVYMCGLQNIRDAIPYPRVPGWAQF; encoded by the coding sequence ATGCAGGTCGTCAGTGTGAAGAAGGCCCTCGCGGGCTCGGTGCCCGCGGGCTCGAAGGTGGAGGTCCGCGGCTGGGTGCGCACGCGTCGCGACTCGAAGGCCGGGATCAGCTTCGTCAACGTGCACGATGGCTCGGTCTTCGATCCCATCCAGGTGGTCGCGCCCAGCTCGCTGCCCAACTACGAGAAGGAGATCCTCCACCTCACGGCGGGCTGCTCCGTCATCTGCCGCGGCACGCTGGTGCAGTCCCAGGGCAAGGGCCAGGCCTTCGAGCTCCAGGCGGACGAGGTCCAGGTGCTGGGCATGGTGGATGACGTGGAGACCTACCCCATCCAGCCCAAGCAGCACACGCTGGAGTTCCTGCGCGAGGTGGCGCACCTGCGCGTGCGCACCAACACCTTCGGGGCCATCACCCGCGTGCGGCACTCGGCGATGCAGGCCATCCACCGCTTCTTCCACGAGGAGGGCTTCTTCTGGGTGAACACGCCCATCATCACCGCCAGCGACGCGGAGGGCGCCGGGCAGATGTTCCGCGTCTCCACGCTGGACGTGGTGAACCCGCCGCGCACGCCGGAGGGGAAGATCGACTGGCACAAGGACTTCTTCGGCAAGGAGGCCTACCTCACCGTGTCCGGGCAGCTGAACGTGGAGGCCTACTGCCTGGCCATGTCCAAGGTGTACACGTTCGGCCCCACCTTCCGCGCGGAGAACTCGAACACCACGCGCCACCTGGCCGAGTTCTGGATGATCGAGCCGGAGATCGCCTTCGCCAACCTGAACGACGACGCGGACCTGGCCGAGCGCTTCCTCAAGTATGTCTTCAAGGCGGTGCTGTCCGAGTGCGGCCCGGACTTCAAGTTCTTCGAGGAGCGCGTGCAGAAGGGCGTCACCGAGCGCCTGGAGAAGTTCATCAACTCCAGCTTCGAGCGCATCGACTACACGAAGGCCATCGACATCCTGAAGAGCGCCAAGAAGAAGTGGGACTACGCGCCCGAGTGGGGCAATGACTTGCAGACCGAGCACGAGCGCTACCTCACCGAGGAGCACGTGGGCCGGCCGGTGGTGGTGATGAACTACCCGGAGAAGATCAAGGCCTTCTACATGCGCATCAACGAGGACGGCAGAACCGTGGCGGCCATGGACGTGCTGGCCCCGGGCATCGGAGAGATCATCGGCGGCAGCCAGCGCGAGGAGCGGCTGGACGTGCTGGACAAGCGCATGCAGCAGTTCGGCCTGAAGCCCGAGCACTACCAGTGGTACCGCGACCTGCGCCGGTACGGCACGGTGCCGCACGCGGGCTTCGGGCTCGGGTTCGAGCGCCTCATCGTCTACATGTGCGGCCTGCAGAACATCCGTGACGCCATTCCCTACCCGCGCGTGCCGGGCTGGGCGCAGTTCTGA
- a CDS encoding type VI secretion system Vgr family protein has protein sequence MARDHRLVLELQAGPFAAPDLVVTRLTGQEALSEPFEFQVEFFPTSLEPLDTRELLDTAASLSVRDPEGAERFIHGWVEAVEDLGARQGHPEYRVRLVPGLRQLSHVRRSRIFQNLSVPDIVAQVLKAGHVDHRLALSGSYPKREYCVQYRESNLDFVRRLLEEEGIFYFFEHGPDSHVMVLGDGASAHEPLPGESTLLFRAETGQAPTVGEHITRVARTHRLLPARVALRDFDFERPTLDLTAQARESQGVQALEIYDYPGDYVQPAEGKRLSKVRLEELRFGVRTLACAGTCHRLLPGSTFSLAEHPDGELNGELLVVRVRHEGRRQEIVGDAEAVEGSYRNEFETLPAGVPYRPRRATTRPVIPGIQTATVVGPSGEELQPDGHHRVKVQFHWDREGQRNEQSSCWVRVGQSWSGEGWGASFIPRVGQEVVVRFLEGNPDRPLVVGAVYNGSNPPPVALPDEKTKSTQRTDSSPGGGGFNEVRLEDAAGEEEVYLHAQKDENLETLNDKTQIIRGNETLLVEKDRSRQVNGNQSLAVKLEDDSAIEGNQSLTVTGNRDTRVKESQDEGVEGSQSITVAMAHTLNVKEAVAVNVGAAAALTIGAAYSVNVALAFNKAVGGARLEQIAGLKSEDVGVDRSETIGGTRSSDVLGEVEEVVKGKLVQDTGQDRKDESGRHTFTEVKQETAFTSKDMKFKADEAAVVVGDELALLIDKSGTVKIWAKELTVDGSKLKLKGSKIEKKSGGSGQGKSFQEVLDPSVANEVASHQGDQGPLSPQDAKAFKDGKYTEKVLTKDVQVERLHGGGAFPQGRWVTGGPRPLGLEGKIRMALRPEWGNAASQSSSFTLKAGTKVYEGVVAGQGTGYAGGATQILIDVPKAVLEKGGAATGTFLKTVFL, from the coding sequence GTGGCACGCGATCATCGGCTTGTCCTTGAGCTGCAGGCAGGACCGTTCGCGGCCCCGGACCTCGTCGTCACCCGGCTGACGGGCCAGGAGGCCCTCTCCGAGCCCTTCGAGTTCCAGGTCGAGTTCTTCCCCACCTCCCTGGAGCCGCTGGACACCCGCGAGCTGCTCGACACCGCGGCGAGCCTCTCGGTGCGCGATCCGGAGGGGGCCGAGCGCTTCATCCACGGGTGGGTGGAGGCGGTGGAGGATCTCGGCGCGCGGCAGGGTCATCCCGAGTACCGAGTGCGGCTGGTGCCTGGACTGAGGCAGCTGAGCCACGTCCGCCGCAGCCGCATCTTCCAGAACCTCTCCGTCCCGGACATCGTCGCCCAGGTGCTGAAGGCGGGGCATGTGGATCATCGCCTGGCGCTCTCGGGCAGCTACCCCAAGCGCGAGTACTGCGTGCAGTACCGCGAGTCCAACCTGGACTTCGTGCGCCGGCTGCTCGAGGAGGAGGGCATCTTCTACTTCTTCGAGCACGGCCCGGACTCGCACGTGATGGTGCTGGGAGACGGGGCGAGCGCGCACGAGCCGCTGCCGGGCGAGTCCACCCTGCTCTTCCGCGCGGAGACGGGCCAGGCGCCCACGGTGGGCGAGCACATCACCCGGGTGGCGCGCACGCACCGGCTGCTCCCGGCCCGGGTGGCGCTCCGGGACTTCGACTTCGAGCGCCCCACGTTGGATCTCACCGCCCAGGCCAGGGAGAGCCAGGGCGTCCAGGCGCTGGAGATCTACGACTACCCGGGTGACTACGTGCAGCCCGCGGAGGGCAAGCGGCTGAGCAAGGTGCGCCTGGAGGAGCTGCGCTTCGGCGTGAGGACGCTGGCGTGCGCGGGGACGTGCCACCGGTTGCTTCCGGGGTCCACCTTCTCGCTGGCGGAGCACCCGGACGGAGAGCTCAACGGGGAGCTGCTCGTGGTTCGCGTCCGCCACGAGGGACGGCGCCAGGAGATCGTCGGGGACGCGGAGGCCGTCGAGGGCTCCTACCGCAACGAGTTCGAGACGCTCCCAGCGGGTGTTCCGTACCGGCCTCGCCGCGCGACGACTCGGCCCGTCATTCCAGGCATCCAGACGGCCACCGTGGTGGGGCCCTCGGGCGAGGAGCTGCAGCCGGACGGGCACCACCGCGTCAAGGTCCAGTTCCACTGGGACCGGGAGGGGCAGCGCAACGAGCAGAGCTCCTGCTGGGTGCGGGTGGGCCAGTCCTGGTCGGGCGAGGGCTGGGGGGCCAGCTTCATTCCCCGCGTCGGGCAGGAGGTGGTCGTCCGCTTCCTGGAGGGCAACCCGGACCGGCCGCTGGTGGTGGGCGCCGTCTACAACGGGAGCAACCCTCCTCCGGTGGCCCTGCCCGACGAGAAGACGAAGAGCACCCAGCGCACGGACTCCAGCCCGGGGGGCGGAGGCTTCAACGAGGTGCGCCTCGAGGACGCGGCGGGAGAGGAGGAGGTCTACCTCCACGCCCAGAAGGACGAGAACCTCGAGACCCTCAACGACAAGACGCAGATCATCCGGGGTAACGAGACGCTCCTGGTGGAGAAGGATCGCTCCCGGCAGGTGAATGGCAACCAGTCGCTCGCGGTGAAGCTGGAGGATGACTCGGCCATCGAGGGCAACCAGTCGCTGACGGTGACGGGCAACCGGGACACGCGGGTGAAGGAGAGCCAGGACGAAGGGGTGGAGGGGAGCCAGAGCATCACCGTGGCCATGGCCCACACCCTGAACGTCAAGGAGGCCGTCGCGGTCAACGTGGGAGCCGCCGCGGCGCTCACCATCGGCGCGGCCTACTCGGTGAACGTGGCCCTGGCCTTCAACAAGGCGGTGGGCGGGGCCCGGCTGGAGCAGATCGCCGGACTGAAGAGCGAGGACGTGGGCGTCGACCGCTCGGAGACGATCGGCGGCACCCGGAGCAGCGACGTGCTGGGCGAGGTGGAGGAGGTGGTGAAGGGCAAGCTGGTCCAGGACACGGGCCAGGACCGGAAGGACGAGTCCGGCCGGCACACCTTCACCGAGGTGAAACAGGAGACGGCCTTCACCTCGAAGGACATGAAGTTCAAGGCGGACGAGGCGGCCGTGGTGGTGGGTGACGAGCTGGCGCTGCTGATCGACAAGTCCGGGACGGTGAAGATCTGGGCGAAAGAGCTCACCGTGGACGGCTCGAAGCTCAAGCTCAAGGGCAGCAAGATCGAGAAGAAGTCCGGAGGCAGCGGCCAGGGCAAGTCCTTCCAGGAGGTGTTGGATCCCTCGGTGGCGAACGAGGTGGCCAGCCACCAGGGAGACCAGGGGCCGCTCTCGCCCCAGGACGCCAAGGCCTTCAAGGACGGCAAGTACACCGAGAAGGTCCTCACGAAGGACGTGCAGGTGGAGCGCCTCCACGGAGGTGGAGCCTTCCCCCAGGGACGCTGGGTGACGGGCGGGCCGCGCCCGCTGGGGCTCGAGGGGAAGATCCGCATGGCGCTGCGCCCCGAGTGGGGCAACGCCGCCTCCCAGTCCAGCTCGTTCACCCTCAAGGCGGGGACCAAGGTGTACGAGGGCGTCGTCGCGGGCCAGGGTACGGGCTACGCCGGCGGGGCGACGCAGATCCTCATCGATGTGCCCAAGGCGGTGCTCGAGAAGGGCGGCGCCGCCACGGGCACGTTTCTCAAGACGGTGTTCCTCTAG
- a CDS encoding type VI secretion system Vgr family protein, protein MAIATAPLAANQAEFEFECGPHPVGELAVLGFTVEESLSALYQAEIELVPGPDIEVDGAGLLGQDALLTMQLGDGSARFLHGIIGHVRCWDEGTGPERKRCRVRVVPKLWTQRHVRRSRIFQEMTTPDIVKKLLGEAGVEHRLALSGSYPKREYCVQYRESNLDFISRLLEEEGIFYFFEHEQGSHTLVLGDAPSVHEPLAGESRLVFRDRSHMVAGAEAVNEFASRHEVQPGAVMLRDYNFLRPSSDLSADASADGADAVLEVYDYPGRYDDVGAGRNYSKVRLEELRARAETATGSSVSRRLTPGYTFELAEHSTGAYDGEYLVVSVTHRGSQPEVLPGTQAQRPGEQHEPYRNHFTCLRKAVPFRPERKTSRPWLPGPQTAVVVGPAGEEIHTDEHGRIKVQFHWDREGKGDDKSSCWIRVSQAWAGPGWGALYLPRIGQEVVVEFLEGDPDRPLVTGSVYNGHHPPPLELPGEKTKSTLRSNSSPGGGGFNELRFEDAAGSEEVFFHAQKDFNIVVENDKSQQVGGNEKLLVEKDRSREVHGNQSLQVKKDDSSVIGGNQTLDVTKNRSTTVGGNHTESVGGNQSVTVGGAQSVSVTLASAENIGLGKAVNIGGAYAVTVGGAMNELVGGLKSEQVGGAKVEMVGAKKSETVKGNRTLSVGGDSSETVKKKRNLKVDQDHLINVGGKFQILAKESYAIQGKELVLSAEESFTLQVGSATIQVKKDGKVVIKGGKIEVTASGDMVLKASEIKEN, encoded by the coding sequence ATGGCGATTGCCACTGCGCCGCTGGCGGCGAACCAGGCGGAGTTCGAGTTCGAGTGTGGTCCCCACCCGGTGGGAGAGCTGGCCGTGCTCGGCTTCACGGTGGAGGAGTCGCTCTCGGCGCTCTACCAGGCGGAGATCGAGCTGGTGCCCGGCCCGGACATCGAGGTGGACGGCGCGGGCCTGCTCGGACAGGACGCGCTGCTCACGATGCAGCTGGGAGACGGCTCGGCGCGCTTCCTCCACGGCATCATCGGCCACGTGCGGTGCTGGGACGAGGGCACCGGCCCCGAGCGCAAGCGCTGCCGCGTGCGCGTGGTGCCGAAGCTGTGGACGCAGCGGCACGTGCGCCGCAGCCGCATCTTCCAGGAGATGACCACGCCGGACATCGTGAAGAAGCTCCTCGGCGAGGCGGGCGTGGAGCACCGGCTGGCGCTCTCGGGCAGCTACCCCAAGCGCGAGTACTGCGTGCAGTACCGCGAGTCCAACCTGGACTTCATCTCCCGGCTGCTCGAGGAGGAGGGCATCTTCTACTTCTTCGAGCACGAGCAGGGCTCCCACACGCTGGTGCTGGGGGATGCGCCCTCCGTGCACGAGCCGCTCGCCGGGGAGTCCCGTCTGGTGTTCCGGGACCGGAGCCACATGGTGGCGGGAGCGGAGGCGGTGAACGAGTTCGCCTCGCGCCACGAGGTGCAGCCCGGCGCGGTGATGCTGCGCGACTACAACTTCCTGCGGCCCTCGAGCGACTTGAGCGCGGATGCCTCGGCGGACGGCGCCGACGCGGTGCTGGAGGTGTACGACTACCCCGGGCGCTATGACGACGTGGGAGCGGGGCGTAACTACTCGAAGGTGCGCCTGGAGGAGCTGCGCGCGCGGGCGGAGACAGCCACGGGCTCGAGCGTCTCCCGGCGACTGACGCCGGGCTACACGTTCGAGCTGGCCGAGCACTCGACGGGCGCCTACGACGGCGAGTACCTGGTGGTGTCCGTCACGCACCGGGGTTCCCAGCCAGAGGTGCTGCCGGGCACACAGGCCCAGCGGCCCGGAGAGCAGCACGAGCCCTACCGCAACCACTTCACCTGCCTGCGCAAGGCGGTGCCCTTCCGGCCCGAGCGGAAGACGTCACGCCCGTGGCTGCCGGGTCCGCAGACGGCGGTGGTGGTGGGCCCGGCGGGCGAGGAGATCCACACGGATGAGCACGGGCGCATCAAGGTGCAGTTCCACTGGGACCGCGAGGGCAAGGGGGACGACAAGAGCTCCTGCTGGATCCGGGTGAGTCAGGCGTGGGCGGGACCGGGCTGGGGCGCGCTGTACCTGCCGCGCATCGGGCAGGAGGTGGTGGTGGAGTTCCTGGAGGGGGATCCGGACCGGCCGCTGGTGACGGGGAGCGTGTACAACGGGCACCACCCGCCTCCGCTGGAGCTGCCAGGGGAGAAGACGAAGAGCACGCTGCGCTCGAACTCGAGCCCGGGAGGTGGAGGCTTCAACGAGCTGCGCTTCGAGGACGCGGCGGGCTCGGAGGAGGTGTTCTTCCACGCGCAGAAGGACTTCAACATCGTCGTGGAGAACGACAAGTCCCAGCAGGTGGGCGGCAACGAGAAGCTGCTGGTGGAGAAGGACCGGAGCCGGGAGGTGCACGGCAACCAGTCGCTCCAGGTGAAGAAGGACGACTCGTCGGTCATCGGCGGCAACCAGACGCTGGACGTGACGAAGAACCGCTCGACGACGGTGGGCGGCAACCACACGGAGTCGGTGGGAGGAAATCAGTCCGTCACGGTGGGAGGGGCGCAGAGCGTGTCGGTGACGCTGGCGTCGGCGGAGAACATCGGCCTGGGCAAGGCGGTGAACATCGGCGGGGCCTACGCGGTGACGGTGGGCGGCGCGATGAACGAGCTGGTGGGCGGGCTGAAGTCCGAGCAGGTGGGTGGCGCGAAGGTGGAGATGGTGGGCGCCAAGAAGTCCGAGACGGTGAAGGGCAACCGCACGTTGAGCGTGGGCGGGGACTCCTCGGAGACGGTGAAGAAGAAGCGCAACCTGAAGGTGGACCAGGACCACCTGATCAACGTGGGAGGCAAGTTCCAGATCCTCGCGAAGGAGAGCTACGCCATCCAGGGCAAGGAGCTGGTTCTGTCGGCGGAGGAGTCATTCACGCTGCAGGTGGGCAGCGCCACCATCCAGGTGAAGAAGGACGGCAAGGTCGTCATCAAGGGCGGGAAGATCGAAGTCACCGCCTCGGGTGACATGGTGCTGAAGGCCTCGGAGATCAAAGAGAACTGA
- a CDS encoding DUF2169 family type VI secretion system accessory protein, with translation MPNLENLTSFSAVDLPSMNKEGEELLVICVAGRFDLPPAGRPSSEPPKPSEEQRPPVMEDVYWGEPGASSLRYEGQTAYTRPGTDIYVSGHAWAPGGKPVPEMLAAVKVGPCQKGIRVFGTRVWYRGALGLKASAPRPFESMPLRYERSFGGVAASTGKEPPAYEPRNPVGMGFYGSAKEAVEQPLPNLEDPLHLMSSPTDRVAPAGFGPVARSWQPRLAFAGTYDQAWTEQRAPLWPRDFDPRFFQAASPGLIASAGLKGGEPVVLGGFSPDGQISFPLPRHRLMVKSVFRNRVDRRAMLLDAVQVDMTERALTIIWRAAIPAHRELAQHENSLIRELEHWEEAPS, from the coding sequence ATGCCGAACCTCGAGAACCTCACGAGCTTCAGCGCGGTGGACCTGCCCTCCATGAACAAGGAGGGCGAGGAGCTGCTGGTCATCTGCGTCGCGGGGCGGTTCGACCTGCCGCCCGCCGGAAGGCCATCCAGTGAGCCGCCCAAGCCGAGCGAGGAGCAACGGCCGCCGGTGATGGAGGACGTCTACTGGGGCGAGCCCGGCGCCTCGAGCCTGCGCTACGAGGGACAGACGGCCTACACCCGCCCGGGGACGGACATCTACGTCTCGGGACACGCGTGGGCTCCGGGAGGAAAGCCTGTCCCGGAGATGCTGGCGGCAGTGAAGGTGGGCCCCTGCCAGAAGGGGATTCGCGTCTTCGGAACGCGTGTCTGGTACCGCGGAGCCTTGGGGCTCAAGGCCTCGGCGCCAAGGCCCTTCGAGTCCATGCCGCTGCGGTACGAGCGCAGCTTCGGCGGGGTGGCAGCCTCGACTGGGAAGGAGCCGCCGGCGTACGAGCCGAGGAACCCGGTGGGGATGGGGTTCTATGGTTCGGCCAAGGAGGCCGTGGAGCAGCCGCTGCCGAACCTGGAGGATCCGCTCCATCTGATGAGCAGCCCGACGGACCGGGTGGCACCCGCCGGCTTCGGCCCAGTGGCTCGAAGCTGGCAGCCCCGCCTCGCGTTCGCTGGCACCTACGACCAGGCGTGGACAGAGCAGCGCGCCCCTCTGTGGCCGAGGGATTTCGATCCGCGATTCTTCCAGGCCGCGTCACCCGGGCTCATCGCCTCGGCTGGACTCAAGGGCGGGGAGCCCGTGGTCCTCGGTGGCTTTTCACCCGATGGGCAGATCTCCTTCCCGCTTCCTCGCCATCGGTTGATGGTCAAGAGCGTGTTCCGAAACCGCGTCGACCGGCGGGCGATGCTCCTGGACGCGGTACAGGTCGACATGACCGAGCGGGCGCTGACGATCATCTGGCGCGCGGCGATTCCGGCCCATCGAGAACTGGCCCAGCACGAGAACAGTCTCATCAGGGAGTTGGAGCACTGGGAGGAAGCACCCTCATGA
- a CDS encoding DUF4150 domain-containing protein, with protein sequence MTKVFANGRSILHKGDGNTHVSAPPDVCKVPTPGGPVPTPFVNSAQDSMLSKGSKTTTIAGNAIALADSEISLSSGDEPGTLGGLVSSKFKGKMTWSGSSTDVKVEGKGVTRFLDPTMHNGNTFNVCFIAKGGTGLAYGDDAKCRLCTGSEENHRVHETPEVKGFVDSVFQALGDRFKDQRPLIDRYLELRYEYARKKARLARAADAAETRGLTARAARISARRKWLDGLYEGLLVRINAQLQGMGPVLRLDRHTQTYMQGYMVGVCICKCPQRPKMLASCSGMVSPGFKAAVADTPFTRVDTFKMSDYQRASGETEGRTWTCAAPKLLQAGGASGHKVKSMSERWYSPVPSRPEMDAKVQTSVGVTHLRTEKEGEAPQEKKLQFGHGESVPSCAVCQKLLPEMLCGNHKECA encoded by the coding sequence ATGACAAAAGTCTTCGCGAATGGTCGCTCGATCCTCCACAAGGGAGATGGGAACACGCATGTCTCGGCGCCGCCAGACGTGTGCAAGGTACCAACGCCCGGCGGCCCGGTTCCTACGCCCTTTGTGAACTCGGCGCAGGACTCGATGCTCTCCAAGGGCAGTAAGACGACGACGATCGCGGGTAACGCGATTGCGCTCGCGGACTCAGAGATCAGCCTGAGCTCCGGGGACGAGCCTGGAACCCTGGGAGGGCTCGTCTCCTCGAAGTTCAAGGGAAAGATGACGTGGAGCGGTTCCAGCACCGACGTCAAGGTCGAGGGAAAAGGCGTGACGCGGTTCCTCGATCCCACCATGCACAACGGCAACACCTTCAACGTCTGCTTCATCGCGAAGGGAGGCACGGGGCTCGCCTACGGAGATGACGCGAAGTGCAGGTTGTGCACCGGCTCGGAGGAGAACCACCGGGTCCACGAGACCCCGGAAGTCAAAGGGTTCGTGGACAGCGTCTTCCAGGCCCTCGGGGATCGATTCAAGGACCAGAGGCCCCTCATCGATAGGTACCTCGAGCTGAGGTATGAGTACGCACGAAAGAAAGCCAGATTGGCGAGGGCTGCCGACGCGGCAGAGACCCGAGGTCTCACTGCAAGAGCGGCAAGGATCAGCGCACGCAGGAAGTGGCTGGATGGCCTGTATGAGGGCCTGCTGGTGCGCATCAACGCTCAGCTCCAGGGCATGGGGCCGGTGCTGCGGTTGGACAGACACACCCAGACGTATATGCAGGGATATATGGTGGGGGTCTGTATCTGTAAATGCCCTCAGCGACCGAAGATGCTTGCCAGCTGTTCAGGCATGGTCTCGCCAGGTTTCAAGGCAGCCGTGGCGGACACCCCCTTCACCCGGGTCGACACCTTCAAGATGAGTGACTACCAGCGCGCCTCGGGCGAGACCGAGGGAAGGACATGGACCTGTGCGGCCCCCAAACTCCTTCAGGCGGGAGGCGCGTCGGGTCACAAGGTCAAGAGCATGTCGGAACGCTGGTATTCCCCCGTGCCCAGCAGGCCCGAGATGGATGCGAAGGTGCAGACCTCGGTTGGCGTGACACATCTGCGTACGGAGAAGGAAGGCGAGGCTCCCCAGGAGAAGAAGCTTCAGTTCGGCCACGGTGAGTCCGTACCGTCATGTGCTGTCTGCCAGAAACTCCTACCCGAGATGCTCTGTGGCAACCATAAGGAGTGCGCCTGA
- a CDS encoding 3-oxoacyl-ACP synthase has product MSRTDRMIALGREALLEVTGFFSEEGMKPVPLYLGLPEAGVGAAVKRDELIKALLAVARGRLELAGMYEGGRAGFFEALVAAQTDLRTGRSGPVALVGAVDSLCDGMSLRALAAKQLHLGALNPDGRIPGEAAGFVLVARPAAARTSSREALGVLLATALGEESRPFARAVPSMAEGLTQVFRQLRGAPAMGSQRVDSVLACQPGESFWSTEFSRAYLRNAALMPEPLRFQVAGEGLGDCGGGAGPVMLGAALFPSARQQREASRALLYGSADGGRIGACVVGTSPVS; this is encoded by the coding sequence TTGTCGCGTACGGACCGGATGATCGCTTTGGGACGCGAGGCGCTCTTGGAGGTGACGGGGTTCTTCTCGGAAGAGGGCATGAAGCCGGTTCCGCTGTATCTCGGGCTGCCGGAGGCGGGAGTGGGCGCGGCAGTGAAACGAGATGAACTGATCAAGGCATTGTTGGCAGTGGCGCGGGGACGGCTCGAACTCGCGGGAATGTACGAAGGCGGGCGGGCTGGATTCTTCGAGGCCCTTGTCGCGGCGCAGACGGATCTGCGAACGGGTCGATCAGGGCCCGTGGCTCTGGTAGGAGCAGTCGACTCGCTGTGTGACGGGATGTCGCTGAGGGCGCTCGCCGCGAAGCAGCTCCACCTCGGGGCGCTGAATCCGGATGGGCGCATCCCAGGTGAGGCCGCCGGGTTTGTGCTCGTCGCGCGGCCGGCAGCCGCCAGAACGTCGAGCCGTGAGGCATTGGGTGTGCTCCTGGCCACGGCGCTCGGGGAGGAATCGCGGCCTTTCGCGCGGGCTGTTCCAAGCATGGCGGAGGGGCTGACGCAGGTGTTTCGACAGTTACGCGGGGCACCCGCGATGGGCTCGCAGCGGGTGGATTCCGTGCTGGCATGCCAGCCTGGAGAGTCGTTCTGGTCAACGGAGTTCTCTCGAGCGTACTTGCGCAACGCCGCGCTGATGCCGGAGCCACTGCGATTCCAGGTGGCAGGAGAAGGACTCGGCGACTGCGGAGGTGGGGCAGGCCCCGTCATGCTGGGGGCCGCGCTGTTCCCGAGCGCTCGTCAGCAGCGCGAGGCATCGCGGGCTTTGCTATATGGGAGCGCTGATGGAGGACGCATTGGCGCGTGTGTAGTAGGGACTTCGCCTGTCAGCTGA
- a CDS encoding HEAT repeat domain-containing protein → MAGGDEAQVMAGAYVVASFQEKDGTDGLGEAIRTLEETAEDLLSVWEEVLVLLEHPRVAERTNPLLASARPEVRAVAARILGRRHEGNAERILPLLDDASPEARSAAVMALARLDYRPAVTAIENLLQYVPVSEWEPLTFAALCLGSPRALRHCRQACQSGGEIPQGFPRLLAMAGEERDLPLLEKLCSHPKLASRAIAAVGIMGVPSSVPFLIEHLSSDALEVRLASGAALNLITGANLHVSVRAMEEGADGDEPGRMVRLPVTDATTWSQWWDGHVPRFSGSRRFRRGKPLSLGICVEELADPSSPFDTRERAAQELRIHSGQAIGFEPDWPIRRQRAAIDRWQDWWSDHRGSRPFRR, encoded by the coding sequence ATGGCTGGAGGCGATGAAGCGCAGGTCATGGCGGGGGCCTACGTCGTCGCCTCGTTCCAGGAGAAGGATGGAACGGACGGACTGGGCGAAGCGATCCGCACCCTGGAGGAGACGGCCGAGGATCTGCTGAGCGTCTGGGAGGAGGTGCTCGTCCTCTTGGAGCATCCCCGCGTCGCCGAGCGGACGAATCCGCTGCTGGCCTCCGCTCGTCCCGAGGTGCGCGCTGTGGCCGCTCGCATCCTCGGGCGCCGCCATGAGGGCAACGCCGAACGCATCCTCCCGCTGTTGGATGACGCCTCGCCCGAGGCTCGCAGTGCCGCCGTCATGGCCCTGGCTCGGCTCGACTACCGCCCCGCCGTCACGGCCATCGAGAACCTGCTTCAGTACGTTCCTGTCTCGGAGTGGGAGCCGCTGACCTTCGCCGCGCTCTGCCTGGGTTCTCCTCGCGCCCTGCGGCACTGCCGCCAGGCCTGTCAGTCAGGGGGGGAGATTCCCCAAGGTTTTCCCCGCCTCCTGGCCATGGCCGGCGAGGAGAGGGACCTTCCGCTGCTCGAGAAGCTCTGCTCCCACCCGAAGCTGGCCTCTCGCGCCATCGCCGCGGTGGGCATCATGGGCGTTCCCTCCTCCGTCCCCTTCCTCATCGAGCACCTCTCCTCGGATGCGCTCGAGGTCCGGCTCGCCTCCGGCGCCGCGCTCAACCTCATCACTGGCGCGAACCTCCATGTGAGCGTCCGGGCCATGGAGGAAGGTGCCGATGGCGACGAGCCCGGCCGCATGGTCCGCCTCCCCGTCACGGATGCCACCACCTGGTCTCAGTGGTGGGATGGGCACGTTCCCCGCTTCTCCGGCTCCCGGCGCTTCCGGCGCGGCAAGCCCCTCTCCCTGGGCATCTGCGTCGAGGAGCTCGCCGATCCCTCCAGCCCCTTCGACACTCGCGAGCGCGCCGCTCAGGAGCTGCGCATCCACTCCGGCCAGGCCATCGGCTTCGAGCCCGATTGGCCCATCCGCCGCCAGCGCGCCGCCATCGACCGGTGGCAGGACTGGTGGTCCGACCACCGCGGCTCACGCCCCTTCCGACGGTAG